In Longimicrobium sp., one genomic interval encodes:
- a CDS encoding class I SAM-dependent rRNA methyltransferase → MTLPPLRLRKDEDRRLRAGHLWVFSNEVDVVATPLVAFQPGDLAEVQDARGAPLGVGYVNPRSLIAVRMVSRDRNAQLDRAFLRGRIRRAVALRDTVFGTPFYRAVFGESDGLPGLVVDRFGDRLVVQITTAGMERVRDEIVEALRDELAPAGILLRNDVGGRELEGLPSYVETAWGEVPDVLPLEENGVKFEAPVAGQKTGWFYDHRMNRARLASYVRGGRVLDVFSYVGGWGVQAAAAGADAVVCVDASAPALEMVARNAALNGVGDRVSSIRGDAFDVLRQLAADGERFDTVVLDPPAFIKRKKDVKQGEEAYRRLNTLALDVLKQDGILVSASCSYHLPRASLQDAVLRAGRRQGRSLQVVEQGHQGPDHPVHPAIPETAYLKAFFVRVG, encoded by the coding sequence ATGACGCTCCCCCCGCTCCGCCTCCGCAAGGACGAAGACCGCAGGCTACGTGCCGGGCACCTGTGGGTGTTCAGCAACGAGGTGGATGTGGTTGCCACGCCGCTGGTTGCGTTCCAGCCCGGCGACCTGGCCGAGGTGCAGGACGCGCGCGGCGCGCCGCTGGGCGTGGGCTACGTCAACCCGCGCTCGCTGATCGCCGTGCGCATGGTGAGCCGCGACCGCAACGCCCAGCTCGACCGCGCGTTCCTCCGCGGCCGCATCCGCCGCGCGGTCGCGCTGCGCGACACCGTCTTCGGCACCCCCTTCTACCGCGCCGTCTTCGGTGAGAGCGACGGGCTGCCTGGGCTGGTGGTGGACCGCTTCGGCGACCGCCTCGTCGTGCAGATCACCACGGCCGGCATGGAACGCGTGCGCGACGAGATCGTGGAAGCGCTCCGCGACGAGCTCGCCCCCGCCGGCATCCTGCTGCGCAACGACGTGGGAGGGCGCGAGCTGGAGGGCCTGCCATCGTACGTGGAGACCGCGTGGGGCGAGGTTCCCGACGTGCTGCCGCTGGAGGAGAACGGCGTGAAGTTCGAGGCGCCCGTCGCGGGGCAGAAGACGGGCTGGTTCTACGACCACCGGATGAACCGTGCGCGCCTCGCCTCGTACGTCCGCGGCGGGCGCGTGCTCGACGTCTTCTCGTACGTGGGCGGATGGGGAGTGCAGGCGGCGGCGGCCGGCGCGGACGCGGTGGTATGCGTGGACGCATCCGCCCCTGCCCTGGAGATGGTCGCCCGCAACGCCGCCCTCAACGGCGTGGGGGATCGCGTCTCGTCCATACGCGGCGACGCCTTCGACGTGCTGCGCCAGCTCGCGGCGGACGGGGAGCGCTTCGACACGGTGGTGCTGGACCCGCCCGCCTTCATCAAGCGAAAGAAGGATGTGAAGCAGGGCGAGGAAGCGTATCGCCGCCTCAACACGCTGGCGCTGGACGTCCTGAAGCAGGATGGCATCCTGGTGTCCGCGTCGTGCTCGTACCACCTGCCGCGTGCATCGCTGCAGGATGCCGTGCTGCGCGCCGGGCGGCGGCAGGGGCGGTCGCTGCAGGTGGTGGAGCAGGGGCACCAGGGCCCGGACCACCCGGTGCACCCCGCCATCCCTGAGACGGCGTACCTCAAGGCTTTCTTCGTGCGCGTCGGATAG
- a CDS encoding HAMP domain-containing sensor histidine kinase has product MAIDTPLAAAPTDRRIRELDLLRRLAVETAASVEPEEIWAAVCRRLPELMGADAALLALPGEEPREWWAAAESEHAPALRALLETARRGGRTASAGGELAAVAVPMRPRGEPAALVVGWIDGDVPPGGTALVEALAEQTAVALAGAARYAEMRDAAVRRDRFFSAMSHDLRTPITAIVGYSELLQDGIVGELTERQQEMMGRICQVSGHLSQLVNDILDLAKLDAGRMEFQLQPIPLGELLEGAISTVEPQATAKGLRVSFADPSGVVVSADEPRVRQILVNLLSNAVKFTESGEVAVSAGVDGERGWIEVRDTGPGLPGGSEEAVFEEFFQLQTGGKGKREPGTGLGLAIARRLARAMGGDLTAHNVDGGGAAFTLYLAHHAES; this is encoded by the coding sequence ATGGCCATCGACACACCCCTCGCCGCCGCACCCACCGACCGCCGCATCCGCGAGCTGGACCTGCTGCGCCGGCTGGCCGTGGAGACCGCCGCGTCGGTGGAGCCCGAGGAGATCTGGGCGGCCGTCTGCCGCCGCCTCCCCGAGCTGATGGGTGCGGACGCCGCGCTCCTCGCGCTTCCCGGCGAGGAGCCGCGCGAGTGGTGGGCGGCGGCCGAGTCCGAGCACGCCCCTGCCCTGCGCGCGCTCCTGGAGACGGCTCGACGCGGCGGGCGCACGGCATCGGCGGGGGGCGAGCTGGCGGCGGTGGCGGTGCCCATGCGCCCGCGCGGCGAGCCGGCGGCGCTGGTGGTGGGGTGGATCGATGGCGACGTCCCCCCCGGCGGCACCGCGCTGGTGGAGGCGCTCGCGGAGCAGACCGCGGTGGCCCTCGCCGGCGCCGCGCGCTACGCCGAGATGCGCGATGCGGCCGTGCGGCGCGACCGCTTCTTCAGCGCCATGAGCCACGACCTGCGCACCCCCATCACCGCCATCGTCGGCTACAGCGAGCTCCTGCAGGACGGCATCGTGGGCGAGCTCACCGAGCGGCAGCAGGAAATGATGGGGCGCATCTGCCAGGTCTCCGGCCACCTGTCGCAGCTCGTCAACGACATCCTGGACCTGGCCAAGCTGGATGCCGGCCGCATGGAGTTCCAGCTCCAGCCGATCCCCCTGGGCGAACTGCTGGAGGGCGCCATTTCGACGGTGGAGCCGCAGGCCACCGCGAAGGGGCTGCGGGTGAGCTTCGCGGACCCGTCTGGGGTCGTGGTCTCGGCCGACGAGCCGCGCGTGCGGCAAATCCTCGTGAACCTGCTCTCCAACGCCGTCAAGTTCACCGAGAGCGGCGAGGTCGCCGTTTCCGCCGGCGTCGATGGGGAGCGTGGGTGGATCGAGGTGCGCGACACCGGGCCAGGGCTGCCCGGTGGGAGCGAGGAGGCGGTCTTCGAGGAGTTCTTTCAGCTCCAGACGGGCGGCAAGGGGAAGCGCGAGCCCGGCACTGGCCTGGGCCTCGCCATCGCGCGGCGCCTGGCTCGTGCCATGGGCGGCGACCTTACCGCGCACAACGTGGATGGCGGCGGCGCGGCCTTCACCCTGTACCTCGCGCATCACGCCGAGAGCTGA
- a CDS encoding PAS domain-containing sensor histidine kinase: MPRRQRPSDSASALRGTDELYRLLVENVTDYAIFVVDVDGRVATWTEGAERQMGYAEDEILGRHLAELYPPEDQESGSPGRDLHTARTEGRCEGVAWRVRKDGTRLWASVVITAIRDADDQVVGYGQITRDLTERREVARRYEESRQRYRSLFENNPNAICSFDLDGTLRTANPAAAELAGYPEDDLVALSFWPLVSGEDRDMVHDLFARAAAGEPGYGETSLIHRVGRRVRVRLTFVPIRVEGELIGVYCIAEDITERKRAEAEREALLLRERVARTEAEAASRAKTDFLAVVSHELKTPLNAITGFADLLHDGDAGAMSDVQSRHVERIQAASRQLLQLIDELLSYTRLESGPDAPHLQPVDVSAALRYAAAEAQPAARAKGLSLRVEEGEELCMALTDPARLRRLLQTLFSNAVKFTESGEVRVEARREHSMLAIAITDTGIGIAQEHMERIWEPFWQVEHPLVRRAGGTGLGLSVARRLVELMGGDIEVQSEPGAGTTFTVRLPVHDG, encoded by the coding sequence ATGCCCCGACGACAGCGCCCCTCCGACTCCGCATCCGCCCTCCGGGGTACGGACGAGCTGTACCGCCTGCTCGTGGAGAACGTGACCGACTACGCCATCTTCGTGGTGGACGTGGACGGCCGCGTCGCCACGTGGACGGAGGGGGCGGAGCGGCAGATGGGGTACGCCGAGGACGAGATCCTCGGCCGCCACCTGGCGGAGCTCTACCCGCCCGAGGACCAGGAAAGCGGATCTCCGGGGCGCGACCTGCACACCGCCCGCACCGAGGGGCGTTGCGAGGGGGTGGCGTGGCGCGTCCGCAAGGATGGGACGCGGCTGTGGGCCAGCGTGGTGATCACCGCCATCCGCGACGCCGACGACCAGGTGGTGGGCTACGGGCAGATCACCCGCGACCTCACCGAGCGCCGCGAGGTGGCCCGCCGCTACGAGGAGAGCCGCCAGCGCTACCGATCCCTCTTCGAGAACAACCCCAACGCCATCTGCTCGTTCGACCTGGACGGCACCCTGCGCACCGCCAACCCCGCCGCCGCGGAGCTGGCCGGGTACCCCGAGGACGACCTCGTGGCGCTCTCCTTCTGGCCGCTGGTGTCGGGTGAGGACCGCGACATGGTGCACGACCTCTTCGCGCGTGCCGCGGCGGGGGAGCCGGGGTATGGCGAGACTTCGCTGATCCACCGCGTGGGACGGCGCGTGCGGGTGCGGCTCACCTTCGTCCCCATCCGCGTGGAAGGCGAGCTGATCGGCGTCTACTGCATCGCCGAGGACATCACCGAGCGCAAGCGCGCCGAGGCCGAGCGCGAGGCCCTGCTGCTGCGCGAGCGCGTCGCCCGCACCGAGGCCGAGGCCGCGTCGCGCGCGAAGACCGACTTCCTGGCCGTCGTATCGCACGAGCTCAAGACGCCGCTCAACGCCATCACCGGCTTCGCCGACCTGCTGCACGACGGCGACGCGGGGGCGATGAGCGACGTGCAGAGCCGCCACGTGGAGCGCATCCAGGCCGCATCGCGCCAGCTGCTGCAGCTGATCGACGAGCTGCTCTCGTACACCCGCCTGGAGAGCGGCCCCGACGCTCCCCACCTGCAGCCCGTGGACGTTTCCGCCGCCCTGCGCTACGCCGCCGCCGAGGCGCAGCCCGCCGCGCGCGCCAAGGGGCTGTCGCTGAGGGTGGAGGAGGGGGAGGAGCTGTGCATGGCGCTCACCGACCCGGCCCGTCTGCGGCGCCTCCTCCAGACGCTCTTCTCCAACGCCGTGAAGTTCACCGAGTCCGGCGAGGTGCGGGTGGAGGCGCGCCGCGAGCACTCGATGCTGGCCATCGCCATCACCGACACGGGGATCGGGATCGCGCAGGAGCACATGGAGCGCATCTGGGAGCCGTTCTGGCAGGTGGAGCACCCCCTCGTCCGCCGCGCCGGCGGCACCGGCCTGGGGCTGAGCGTCGCCCGCCGCTTGGTGGAGCTGATGGGCGGCGACATCGAAGTGCAGAGCGAGCCCGGGGCGGGGACCACGTTCACGGTGCGGTTGCCGGTGCACGACGGGTAG
- a CDS encoding UPF0175 family protein: MQITLDVPEQYFLDSTPAELGRRIKLYAALLMFHAGEMSAGAAAEFADVDRLTFAAACQRHGIPLIDYPAEDLRDELSSLRRRVS; this comes from the coding sequence ATGCAGATCACGCTAGACGTCCCCGAGCAGTACTTCCTCGACAGCACGCCTGCGGAGCTGGGCAGACGCATCAAGCTGTACGCGGCTCTGCTCATGTTTCATGCTGGCGAGATGTCGGCCGGCGCCGCCGCCGAGTTCGCTGACGTAGACCGCCTCACGTTCGCCGCCGCGTGCCAGAGGCATGGCATTCCCCTCATCGACTACCCGGCCGAAGATCTCCGGGACGAGCTGAGCTCCCTGCGACGACGCGTTTCCTGA
- a CDS encoding nucleotidyltransferase domain-containing protein, translating to MSDARIEIPTDQITAFCRRHRIRTLRLFGSVLRDDFRADSDVDFLVEFEPGAGVGLLTLAKMELELGEILGHKADLRTAAELSRYFRDDVVNGAALLYAA from the coding sequence ATGAGCGACGCACGAATCGAAATTCCCACCGATCAGATCACGGCTTTCTGCCGGCGACATCGCATCCGGACGCTCCGGCTGTTCGGCTCCGTCCTGCGCGACGATTTTCGCGCCGACAGCGATGTGGATTTCCTGGTGGAGTTCGAGCCAGGCGCCGGGGTGGGCCTTCTCACGCTGGCCAAGATGGAGCTGGAACTGGGTGAGATCCTGGGTCACAAGGCGGATCTGCGCACCGCGGCCGAGCTGAGCCGCTACTTCCGGGACGATGTGGTCAACGGCGCCGCCTTGCTTTATGCGGCCTGA
- a CDS encoding HepT-like ribonuclease domain-containing protein, translated as MRDAAREAIGFAAGRTRRDLETDRQLLLAAVKDIEIVGESASRVSVELRSHHPELPWTAIVAMRNRLVHAYFDIDLDIVWSTLESDLPALISAVEAILEAPEP; from the coding sequence ATGCGTGATGCCGCGCGGGAGGCCATCGGCTTCGCCGCCGGGCGCACTCGCCGTGATCTGGAGACGGACCGGCAGCTCCTCCTCGCCGCGGTCAAGGACATAGAGATCGTCGGGGAGTCGGCGAGCCGTGTAAGTGTGGAACTCCGGAGCCATCACCCTGAGCTGCCGTGGACCGCAATCGTGGCGATGCGGAACCGCCTGGTGCACGCCTACTTCGACATCGACCTCGACATCGTATGGAGTACCCTTGAGTCAGACCTCCCGGCGCTGATTTCGGCGGTCGAGGCAATCCTCGAAGCTCCGGAACCATAG
- a CDS encoding lipase maturation factor family protein has protein sequence MPIVRPASENSVPPHGHLWPRWLFLRALGLIFFSAFYSLAFQIHGLIGPRGILPAGEYLENVARVLGGVQRFWFAPTLLWLGAGDAALTALAGAGMVASLLLAANVWPRMSVAVCTLLFLSCVAALQDFSAYQSDGMLLEAGFVSIFFAPRGIRPGLGAATPPSRLSHFMLLWEWFRIYFESGVVKLASGDPHWRDFTAMDEYYQNGPLPTWIGWYVQHLPHGFHAATVAITLLVELVIVWAAFLPRPFRLACFAIVTALQAGIIATANYAFLNYLVLVLGILLLDDGVFARAHFPRRVPIPRPADLRALWKRRIEGVVLGFALYAGVAAFLPLGPLGAPARLQPFRVANAYGLFATMTEARYEVEFQGSRDGRTWVAYRFRYKPQDPREAPGIYAPYQPRFDWNLWFASLGPWRQSTWVVLAQERLIEGSPSVLRLFRDDPFHGKPPVMVRTVLWQYWFTDPAARRQTGTWWRRRNLGPFTGTLTRTGAGLVLDELR, from the coding sequence ATGCCGATCGTCCGCCCCGCATCCGAAAACTCCGTGCCCCCGCACGGGCATCTGTGGCCCCGCTGGCTCTTTCTGCGCGCGCTGGGATTGATCTTCTTCTCCGCGTTCTACTCCCTCGCTTTCCAGATCCACGGCCTCATCGGCCCGCGCGGCATCCTGCCGGCGGGGGAGTACCTGGAGAATGTGGCGCGCGTGCTGGGAGGCGTGCAGCGCTTCTGGTTCGCGCCGACGCTCCTCTGGCTCGGCGCCGGCGACGCGGCGCTCACGGCGCTGGCGGGCGCGGGAATGGTGGCGTCGCTCCTGCTGGCCGCCAACGTGTGGCCGCGCATGAGCGTGGCGGTCTGCACCCTCCTCTTCCTCTCCTGCGTGGCGGCCCTGCAGGACTTCTCCGCGTACCAGTCGGACGGAATGCTGCTGGAGGCGGGCTTCGTCTCCATCTTCTTCGCGCCGCGCGGAATCCGCCCCGGCCTGGGGGCCGCCACCCCGCCGTCGCGCCTCAGCCACTTCATGCTGCTATGGGAGTGGTTTCGCATCTACTTCGAGTCGGGCGTGGTGAAGCTGGCCAGCGGCGACCCTCACTGGCGCGACTTCACCGCCATGGACGAGTACTACCAGAATGGTCCGCTTCCCACGTGGATCGGCTGGTACGTGCAGCACCTTCCGCACGGGTTCCACGCCGCCACCGTCGCCATCACGCTGCTGGTGGAGCTCGTCATCGTGTGGGCGGCCTTCCTTCCACGCCCGTTTCGCCTTGCCTGCTTCGCCATCGTCACCGCGCTGCAGGCGGGGATCATCGCGACGGCGAACTACGCCTTCCTCAACTACCTGGTGCTGGTGCTCGGGATCCTGCTGCTGGATGACGGGGTGTTCGCCCGCGCCCACTTTCCGCGGCGCGTCCCCATCCCCCGCCCCGCGGACCTGCGCGCCCTGTGGAAGAGGAGGATCGAGGGCGTGGTGCTCGGATTCGCGCTGTACGCCGGCGTGGCGGCCTTTCTTCCGCTGGGGCCCCTCGGTGCGCCCGCACGGCTGCAGCCTTTTCGCGTCGCGAACGCGTACGGCCTCTTCGCCACCATGACGGAGGCTCGCTACGAGGTGGAGTTCCAGGGGAGCCGCGACGGGCGGACATGGGTGGCGTACCGGTTCCGCTACAAGCCGCAGGACCCGCGCGAGGCGCCGGGCATTTATGCGCCGTACCAGCCCCGCTTCGACTGGAACCTGTGGTTCGCATCGCTGGGCCCGTGGCGGCAGTCCACGTGGGTGGTGCTCGCGCAGGAGCGGCTCATCGAGGGCAGTCCGAGCGTCCTGCGCCTCTTTCGCGACGACCCCTTCCACGGAAAGCCGCCGGTGATGGTGCGCACCGTCCTGTGGCAGTACTGGTTCACCGACCCAGCTGCCAGGCGCCAGACGGGTACGTGGTGGCGGCGGCGCAACCTGGGCCCCTTTACCGGCACCCTCACCCGCACCGGCGCAGGGCTGGTGCTGGACGAGCTGCGCTGA
- a CDS encoding DUF1990 domain-containing protein, with product MFLIRRPSTALIERALDEQRPLPLSYPDPGMTRSATGPAGYPRNHHQARIGSGEETFVRGVAALRRWAMYDLPWTYVHPAAPPVAPGTVFATIVSHLGFWSINPCRIVYVDDTDTPAMRTFAFAIGTLPLHSETGEERFQVQWDRSTDVVRFEILAYARAYHWMARLGGPVVGILQRRFGRQALAAVQAALDDPT from the coding sequence ATGTTCCTCATCCGCCGGCCTTCCACCGCTCTGATCGAACGTGCGCTGGATGAACAGCGCCCCCTTCCGCTGAGCTACCCTGATCCCGGAATGACGCGGTCCGCCACGGGGCCGGCCGGCTACCCGCGCAACCATCACCAGGCGCGGATCGGCTCCGGCGAGGAGACGTTCGTGCGCGGGGTCGCGGCGCTGCGGAGGTGGGCGATGTACGACCTGCCGTGGACGTACGTGCATCCCGCAGCGCCGCCCGTCGCGCCGGGGACCGTCTTCGCCACGATCGTGAGCCACCTGGGGTTCTGGTCGATCAACCCGTGCCGCATCGTCTACGTGGACGACACGGACACGCCCGCGATGCGCACCTTTGCCTTCGCCATCGGCACGCTGCCGCTGCACAGCGAGACCGGCGAGGAGCGCTTCCAGGTGCAGTGGGACCGCTCGACGGACGTGGTGCGCTTCGAGATCCTGGCGTACGCACGCGCCTATCACTGGATGGCGCGGCTGGGCGGGCCCGTCGTCGGCATCCTCCAGCGCCGCTTCGGGCGGCAGGCGCTCGCGGCCGTGCAGGCGGCGCTGGACGATCCCACCTGA
- a CDS encoding M48 family metalloprotease, whose protein sequence is MMASLRGRCGCAAVLVLAAGCATNPVTGRRQLSLVSEAQEVQLGQQSAVQVSQEIGLVPDSALQRYVQSVGGTLAAASERPALPWTFRVVDDPTPNAFALPGGYIFVTRGMLALMNSEAEMASVLGHEIGHVTAKHQVTMMSRAQLAQIGLGLGTVLMPRLQNLGGLASGGLQLLFLSYSRDAERQADDLGFRYAVGQRYDAREMARVFQSLQRVSETERARSGRSPLPSYLASHPGEPERIASVQRRAATVPAGTATRVESASYLNRLNGLVYGENPRQGYFQQGIFLHPDLRFSIVFPSGWRTQNLPQAVTGGSPRQDAIIQLTLAEQVRTADDAARRFFQQQGVQAGQGGRTTVNGFPAVVAYFQAQTQQGIIAGIAQWLEKDGQVYQVLAYSPGQVFQQYEGTFRQTLNSFASVTDPAVLNIRPNRIRVVRLPQAMTLAQFNTRYPSSIPIEELAIVNQVAGAGTSLPSGAMVKRVVRE, encoded by the coding sequence ATGATGGCTTCGCTCAGGGGGCGGTGCGGGTGCGCCGCGGTGCTGGTGCTGGCGGCCGGGTGCGCGACGAACCCGGTGACCGGACGGAGGCAGCTCTCGCTGGTCTCCGAAGCGCAGGAGGTTCAGCTCGGGCAGCAGTCCGCCGTGCAGGTGTCGCAGGAGATCGGGCTGGTGCCGGACTCGGCCCTTCAGCGCTACGTGCAGAGCGTCGGCGGCACGCTGGCGGCGGCATCGGAGCGCCCGGCGCTGCCGTGGACGTTCCGCGTGGTCGACGATCCGACGCCCAACGCCTTCGCGCTCCCCGGCGGCTACATCTTCGTCACGCGCGGGATGCTCGCGCTGATGAACTCCGAGGCGGAGATGGCGAGCGTGCTGGGGCACGAGATCGGGCACGTGACGGCCAAGCACCAGGTCACCATGATGAGCCGCGCCCAGCTCGCGCAGATCGGCCTGGGGCTGGGGACCGTGCTGATGCCGCGCCTCCAGAACCTGGGCGGGCTGGCGAGCGGCGGGCTGCAGCTCCTCTTCCTCAGCTACAGCCGCGACGCGGAGCGCCAGGCGGACGACCTGGGCTTCCGCTACGCGGTGGGCCAGCGCTACGACGCCCGCGAGATGGCGCGCGTCTTCCAATCGCTGCAGCGCGTGAGCGAGACGGAGCGGGCCCGTTCGGGGCGCAGCCCGCTCCCCAGCTACCTCGCGTCGCACCCGGGTGAGCCGGAGCGCATCGCGTCCGTGCAGCGCCGCGCGGCCACCGTCCCCGCGGGCACCGCGACGAGGGTCGAATCCGCGTCGTACCTCAACCGCCTGAACGGGCTGGTGTACGGCGAGAACCCGCGGCAGGGGTACTTCCAGCAGGGCATCTTCCTGCATCCCGACCTGCGCTTCTCCATCGTCTTCCCCAGCGGATGGCGGACGCAGAACCTGCCGCAGGCGGTCACCGGCGGCAGCCCGCGCCAGGATGCCATCATCCAGCTCACCCTGGCCGAGCAGGTGCGCACCGCCGACGATGCGGCGCGTCGCTTCTTCCAGCAGCAGGGGGTGCAGGCGGGGCAGGGCGGGCGCACCACGGTGAACGGCTTCCCCGCGGTGGTCGCCTACTTCCAGGCGCAGACGCAGCAGGGGATCATCGCGGGAATCGCGCAGTGGCTGGAGAAGGACGGGCAGGTGTACCAGGTGCTCGCGTACTCGCCGGGGCAGGTCTTCCAGCAGTACGAGGGCACCTTTCGCCAGACGCTCAACAGCTTCGCGTCGGTCACGGACCCGGCGGTCCTCAACATCCGCCCCAACCGCATCCGCGTCGTGCGCCTGCCGCAAGCGATGACGCTGGCCCAGTTCAACACCCGCTACCCCTCCAGCATCCCCATCGAGGAGCTGGCGATCGTGAACCAGGTGGCCGGCGCGGGCACCTCGCTGCCGTCCGGCGCGATGGTGAAGCGGGTGGTGCGGGAGTAG
- a CDS encoding serine hydrolase domain-containing protein, whose product MRSILPALCATFALASAIHAQAPADPQRLAKLSAAFPEIDRMMKGFAERQHVPGIAYGIVVDGRVVHVGTAGLRDVAARAPVDSGTVFRIASMTKSFTAAAILQLRDEGKLSLDDPAERYVPELAALRPAASDAPKITIRHLLTHSAGFPEDNPWGDQQLAATDAEMSRMMREGIPFSTSPGTAYEYSNYGFAILGRIIANVSGMPYARYVREKVLRPLGMNATTLEAADVPAQRLAHGYRRQDEQWLEEKQLPDGAFGPMGGMLTSVSDLGRWVGFMLDAWPARDGPDAGPLRRSSRREMQQVARYSGASAVRDTSGRVVLSAGGYGYGLGVRQTCLFRISVSHSGGLPGFGSLMRWLPEHGVGIVAMGNLTYTPWGGVFEQALEMLSKTGGLTPRMPQPAPVLLERREEVSRLVARWDDALADRVAAMNLYLDESKERRRAAIDRLRTAAGGECRNEGPFVVENALRGRWRMRCATGDLRVSITLAPTEPARVQFLEVRPMAREESLEAAPVCR is encoded by the coding sequence ATGCGCTCCATCCTCCCCGCCCTGTGCGCCACATTCGCGCTGGCGTCCGCGATCCACGCGCAGGCCCCCGCGGACCCGCAGCGGCTCGCGAAGCTGAGCGCGGCCTTCCCCGAGATCGACCGGATGATGAAGGGGTTCGCGGAGCGGCAGCACGTGCCGGGGATCGCGTACGGGATCGTGGTGGACGGGCGCGTGGTGCACGTGGGGACGGCGGGGCTCCGCGACGTCGCCGCGCGCGCGCCGGTGGACTCGGGGACGGTGTTCCGCATCGCGTCGATGACGAAGAGCTTCACCGCGGCCGCCATCCTCCAGCTCCGTGACGAGGGGAAGCTGTCGCTGGACGACCCGGCGGAGCGCTACGTCCCCGAGCTGGCCGCGCTGCGCCCCGCCGCCAGCGACGCGCCAAAGATCACCATCCGCCACCTGCTGACGCACTCCGCGGGCTTCCCCGAGGACAACCCGTGGGGCGACCAGCAGCTCGCCGCCACCGACGCGGAGATGTCGCGGATGATGCGCGAGGGCATCCCCTTCTCCACGTCGCCGGGCACCGCGTACGAGTACTCCAACTACGGCTTCGCCATCCTGGGCCGCATCATCGCCAACGTGTCGGGGATGCCGTACGCTCGGTACGTGCGCGAAAAGGTGCTGCGGCCGCTCGGAATGAACGCCACGACGCTGGAAGCCGCCGACGTCCCCGCGCAGCGGCTGGCGCACGGGTACCGCAGGCAGGACGAACAGTGGCTGGAGGAGAAGCAGCTCCCCGACGGCGCGTTCGGGCCGATGGGCGGGATGCTCACCTCGGTCAGCGACCTGGGGCGCTGGGTCGGCTTCATGCTGGACGCTTGGCCCGCGCGCGACGGTCCGGACGCGGGCCCGCTGCGCCGCTCCTCGCGCCGGGAGATGCAGCAGGTGGCGCGATACAGCGGCGCGTCGGCCGTGCGCGACACGTCTGGGCGGGTGGTGCTGAGCGCGGGCGGCTACGGCTACGGGCTGGGCGTGCGGCAGACGTGCCTCTTCCGCATCTCAGTGTCGCACAGCGGCGGCCTTCCCGGGTTCGGGTCGCTCATGCGCTGGCTCCCGGAGCACGGCGTCGGCATCGTGGCGATGGGGAACCTCACCTACACCCCCTGGGGCGGCGTCTTCGAGCAGGCGCTGGAAATGCTGTCGAAGACGGGCGGCCTCACCCCGCGCATGCCGCAGCCCGCCCCCGTGCTGTTGGAGCGCCGCGAGGAGGTGTCGCGGCTCGTGGCGCGCTGGGACGACGCCCTGGCAGACCGCGTCGCCGCCATGAACCTGTACCTGGACGAATCAAAGGAGCGCCGCCGCGCCGCCATCGACCGCCTGCGCACCGCCGCGGGTGGCGAGTGCCGCAACGAGGGCCCGTTCGTCGTGGAGAACGCCCTGCGCGGCCGCTGGCGCATGCGGTGCGCAACCGGCGACCTGCGCGTCTCCATCACCCTCGCCCCCACAGAGCCGGCCCGGGTCCAGTTCCTGGAAGTCCGCCCGATGGCGCGAGAGGAGAGTCTCGAAGCGGCTCCGGTCTGCCGCTGA